A region of the Candidatus Methylomirabilis oxygeniifera genome:
TGATTCGAGTATATAGAACATCGCCTATGAGGGGAAAATATGGCTACAATTATCGAGTATACTGACCAAAAAAGGCCGGCTAATCATTATCCAAAGCGGATTGTCTCGCCCCTTTCGTCGGGCCCATGCTGTTGCTCTAAAATGGAGCAGATCGGCGTGGAACAGCACGAAGAAGCCTGGAGCTTCATCTATAAGCGCTGTAAGCAGTGCGGGTTTGCCGTACGTCACGTAACGGCTCGAACCCTGCAACTCCCAACGAAGACAAGTTCTCGATTCGAACACCGGGAGTTAATCGGCTCCCACACCTAAAACGACTCAACACTCACTCTCTGCATTCTGCTCCACCTGTGCTATACTTGATTGTCACGCAAAACACCGCACCATAGGGACCCGGTCCTACAGACTTCCGTTCACCCTTCGACGGGCCCAGGGCAAACGGTATGGGCATTGAAAAGAAGGACGTGTTCCCGTTCGTGGTGAGCCGGTCGAACCACGGCAGATGGCTTGCGGGGGAGACACATAGGAGTTGAGAGATGAACGTCGGCGGTCTTGTTGAAGATATTGAGGTGAGCGCCCTGCTTGATCTCGAAGAAGAGATCAAGCAGCTGAAAAAAGCGTTGCATGCGGTGGTGTTAGCACACTACTACCAGGAGTCTGAAATTCAGGATGTGGCCGATTTCGTCGGCGACAGTCTGCAACTAGCCCAACAGGCCGCAAAAACGAGCGCTGAGGTGATTGTTTTTGCCGGCGTTCACTTTATGGCGGAGACGGCGAAGATCCTGAATCCCTCGAAGCAGGTGCTGCTCCCCGATTTGGCGGCCGGTTGTTCGCTGGCAGAAGGGTGCCCGGCGCCTCTCTTCAGACGCTTCAAAGAAAAATATCCGGATCACATCGTGATCAGCTACATTAATTGCAGTGCCGAGGTCAAGGCGATGAGCGATATCATCTGCACCTCGAGCAACGCCGAAAAGCTCATCAACCAGATCCCGAAAGAGCAGCCAATCCTTTTTGCGCCCGATCAGAACCTGGGTCGCTACCTTATCAAAAAGACCGGCCGTGATCTGACGCTGTGGCCCGGCACCTGTACCGTACACGAGACGTTCTCTGAAAAGAAGCTTGTGCAGTTGATGCTGTACTATCCTCACGCCAAGGTGCTTGCGCATCCTGAGTGCGAAGCCGGCGTGCTTCAGCATGCCGACTACATCGGCTCAACAAGCGGACTGCTGGGTTATGTCAAGCAAAGTACGGATACCGAATTCATTATTGCGACCGAGCCCGGCATCATTCATCAGATGGAGAAGGCCTGCCGGGACAAGACGTTTATCCCGGCCCCACCGGACGGAGATTGCGCCTGCAACCAGTGCCCCCACATGCGGCTTAACACTCTGGAGAAACTGTACCTGTGCATGAAACACCGGGCGCCGGAAATTACGCTTGATGAAGAGCTGCGGCTTCTTGCGTTACGTCCGATCCAGCGTATGCTGGAGATGAGCTAGGACTGTCTCTCCCTTACCCCCATGCCCCTATCCCTCGTTCGAATCAGCCGCCTGGAGGCCCTCAAGAGATTCCTTGAGGAAGACATCGGTCGGGGCGACGTCACGACCCTTGCGATTGTGCCGTCCGATCAAAAGGCGATCGGGCATTTTATGGCCAAGGCGCCTCTGGTGTTGGCTGGGATCGAGTTGGTCATCGATGTCCTCACCCTGTTGGATGAAGGTGTCGTGGTTGAACATCGCCGTCATGATGGTGATGAGCTGCGTGAGGGCGATCGAGCGGCGTCTGTCCGTGGTCAGGCCAGGGCGCTGCTGACCGGCGAGCGCGTCGCGACAAACCTGCTCCAGCGGCTTTGCGGGATCGCGACACTGACGCAACGGTTTGTTGAGGCCGTCCGCGGGACACAAGCAAAGATTCTGGACACACGCAAAACAACGCCGGGGCTGCGGGTGTTTGAAAAGTACGCAGTGACCGTCGGCGGCGGCATCAATCACCGCTTTGGACTTGATGACGCGATCTTGGTCAAGGATAACCATATCAGGCTGGCCGGCGGGATCAGCGCAGCCATTGAAGCAGCTCGACAACATGAGAGTCGCTCGCACCGGTTTGAGGTGGAGGTCACCACACTCGAGGAGTTGCAGGAGGCCCTCCGGTATGATCTTGACGCCGTCCTCCTCGATAACAT
Encoded here:
- a CDS encoding protein of unknown function (Evidence 5 : No homology to any previously reported sequences), with amino-acid sequence MFESRTCLRWELQGSSRYVTYGKPALLTALIDEAPGFFVLFHADLLHFRATAWARRKGRDNPLWIMISRPFLVSILDNCSHIFPS
- the nadA gene encoding quinolinate synthetase A (Evidence 2b : Function of strongly homologous gene; PubMedId : 11320134; Product type e : enzyme) — protein: MNVGGLVEDIEVSALLDLEEEIKQLKKALHAVVLAHYYQESEIQDVADFVGDSLQLAQQAAKTSAEVIVFAGVHFMAETAKILNPSKQVLLPDLAAGCSLAEGCPAPLFRRFKEKYPDHIVISYINCSAEVKAMSDIICTSSNAEKLINQIPKEQPILFAPDQNLGRYLIKKTGRDLTLWPGTCTVHETFSEKKLVQLMLYYPHAKVLAHPECEAGVLQHADYIGSTSGLLGYVKQSTDTEFIIATEPGIIHQMEKACRDKTFIPAPPDGDCACNQCPHMRLNTLEKLYLCMKHRAPEITLDEELRLLALRPIQRMLEMS
- the nadC gene encoding quinolinate phosphoribosyltransferase (nicotinate-nucleotide pyrophosphorylase) (Evidence 2b : Function of strongly homologous gene; PubMedId : 8419294, 8561507; Product type e : enzyme), with protein sequence MPLSLVRISRLEALKRFLEEDIGRGDVTTLAIVPSDQKAIGHFMAKAPLVLAGIELVIDVLTLLDEGVVVEHRRHDGDELREGDRAASVRGQARALLTGERVATNLLQRLCGIATLTQRFVEAVRGTQAKILDTRKTTPGLRVFEKYAVTVGGGINHRFGLDDAILVKDNHIRLAGGISAAIEAARQHESRSHRFEVEVTTLEELQEALRYDLDAVLLDNMHPEMVRQAVACVRTHERGRKITVEASGGMTLDNVRTFAEAGVDWISIGALTHAAPAPDMSFKIYPA